A single window of Salminus brasiliensis chromosome 18, fSalBra1.hap2, whole genome shotgun sequence DNA harbors:
- the atg4a gene encoding cysteine protease ATG4A, with protein MEAVLAKYENQIHVFSEFLEDLPDTDEPVWILGEYYNVKTEKSELLSDVRSRLWFTYRKKFSPIGGTGPSSDTGWGCMLRCGQMILAQALVCRHLGREWRWVAEGTQPAEYQRILHCFLDRKDSCYSIHQMAQMGVGEGKSFGEWYGPNTVAQVLRKLALFDDWNSLAVYVSMDNTVVIEDIKKQCRQTNQDPKLRAQEELSEGQRQVPHPLSRSTGRSRQPLHWRPLLLLIPLRMGINNINPVYIQALKECFKMPQSCGVLGGKPNLAYYFIGFIDDELIYLDPHTTQSAVDSETGSAVDDQSYHCQRNPRRMKITSLDPSVALGFFCRSEEDFDSWCNLIQQEILKKRNLRMFELVEKHPSHWPPFVPPTKPEVQTTGAEFIESTDKLFESEEEFEILNV; from the exons ATGGAGGCAG ttTTAGCCAAGTATGAAAACCAGATCCACGTGTTCTCTGAATTCCTAGAAGACTTGCCTGACACCGATGAGCCAGTGTGGATCTTAGGAGAATATTACAATGTTAAAACAG AAAAATCAGAGCTTCTGTCAGATGTGCGTTCGCGGCTGTGGTTCACCTACAGAAAAAAGTTCTCCCCTATAG GAGGAACAGGCCCATCTTCGGACACAGGCTGGGGCTGCATGCTGCGATGTGGGCAGATGATTCTAGCACAGGCTCTGGTCTGCCGGCACCTGGGACGAG AATGGCGGTGGGTAGCAGAAGGAACTCAGCCAGCCGAGTACCAGCGCATCCTACACTGCTTTCTGGACAGAAAAGATAGCTGTTATTCCATTCACCAGATGG CGCAGATGGGGGTGGGTGAGGGGAAGTCTTTTGGAGAGTGGTACGGTCCAAACACAGTGGCGCAAGTTCTCAG GAAACTTGCTCTGTTTGATGACTGGAATTCCTTAGCTGTGTATGTGTCGATGGACAACACTGTAGTGATAGAAGACATCA AAAAGCAGTGTCGTCAGACAAATCAGGATCCAAAGCTCAGGGCCCAGGAAGAGTTGTCTGAAGGGCAGCGGCAGGTTCCGCACCCCCTTTCTCGCTCCACCGGCCGCTCCCGGCAGCCCCTGCACTGGAGGCCCCTACTGCTGCTTATTCCACTTCGTATGGGCATCAACAACATCAACCCCGTCTACATCCAGGCCCTCAAA gagtGTTTTAAGATGCCTCAGTCTTGTGGAGTTCTGGGCGGAAAGCCCAACCTGGCTTATTACTTCATTGGATTCATAG ATGATGAGCTGATTTACCTGGATCCCCACACCACGCAATCAGCTGTGGACTCGGAGACGGGCAGCGCTGTGGACGATCAGAGTTACCACTGTCAGAGGAACCCTCGGCGCATGAAGATCACCAGCCTGGACCCGTCTGTAGCACTG GGCTTCTTCTGCAGGAGTGAGGAGGACTTTGACAGCTGGTGTAATCTGATTCAGCAG GAGATCCTGAAGAAGCGCAATTTGCGGATGTTTGAGCTGGTGGAGAAGCATCCCTCTCACTGGCCACCATTCGTTCCGCCGACTAAACCGGAGGTGCAGACCACAGGAGCAG AGTTCATCGAGTCCACAGACAAGCTGTTCGAGTCGGAGGAGGAGTTTGAGATCCTGAACGTGTGA